One part of the Mesomycoplasma conjunctivae genome encodes these proteins:
- a CDS encoding YlxR family protein → MFKNYHRKCIVCQTSRPVEQLLRFSRQEENIFLDLMENEKIAGRGAYVCKRDDEIAIIFKKKMLNRAFRHKFENKVYENIENEVKTKWLKMKNENQM, encoded by the coding sequence ATGTTTAAAAACTACCACCGAAAATGTATTGTTTGCCAAACTTCTAGACCAGTTGAACAACTTCTTCGCTTTAGCAGACAAGAAGAAAATATTTTTTTAGATCTTATGGAAAATGAAAAAATTGCTGGCCGTGGAGCTTATGTGTGCAAAAGAGATGATGAAATTGCTATAATATTTAAGAAAAAAATGTTAAATCGTGCATTTCGTCATAAATTTGAAAATAAAGTGTATGAAAATATAGAAAATGAGGTAAAAACAAAATGGCTAAAAATGAAAAACGAAAATCAAATGTAG
- the infB gene encoding translation initiation factor IF-2: protein MAKNEKRKSNVAEIKSQLNDVKVEVNNGVFIFTGAMSIAEMATKIGKSVNEIITFFFKQGKMYNLNHTLNEEEIAEVCIEFGLDFQQTKEVNAANFMEAIEIIDDQEDLTTRPPIITVMGHVDHGKTTLLDYIRKTNVAGGEYGGITQHTGAYQVEVDSQIINFIDTPGHEAFTQMRARGAKVTDIVVLVVAADDGVMPQTKEAIHHAQAADVPIIVFVNKMDKANKDLDRIKTELSTLDVTPEEWGGNNIFVYGSALTGQGIDELFKSILLQAEILELKANKDRFPIGTVLEAKLHQGKGVMATLMVQNGTLKIRDFIVAGYQYGRIRSLESTTGKPINQALPGTPVVVSGLNYVPLAGDRFFGFHEEKFAKQLAEEKKAIEKQNNVKQKTLAQVDNQKDKQINIIIKTDVQGIAEALETTIEKLSSKFVQVNVLHSGVGAINKADILLAQTSNSIIYVFNLPTNNQIKTQAKQAGVEIREHTIIYKIIDEIKQKVKGLRTIKYEEVEIGVAKVIKKFTFSKVGTIAGCSVLSGKFVAECKVEVYRDNKLLHKGRIESLQRDKNNVKEVVMGNEFGTHVYKFNDIEEGDTIKAFEDVEIED, encoded by the coding sequence ATGGCTAAAAATGAAAAACGAAAATCAAATGTAGCAGAAATTAAATCCCAACTCAATGATGTCAAAGTTGAGGTTAACAATGGTGTTTTTATCTTTACAGGTGCAATGTCAATTGCAGAAATGGCGACCAAAATTGGAAAAAGTGTTAACGAAATTATTACATTTTTCTTTAAACAAGGTAAAATGTATAATTTAAATCACACCTTAAATGAAGAAGAAATTGCTGAAGTTTGCATTGAGTTTGGTCTTGATTTTCAACAAACTAAAGAAGTCAATGCCGCCAATTTTATGGAAGCAATTGAAATTATTGATGATCAAGAAGATCTTACAACTAGACCTCCAATTATCACGGTGATGGGCCACGTAGATCATGGAAAAACTACGCTGCTAGACTATATAAGAAAAACCAATGTTGCAGGCGGTGAATACGGCGGGATTACCCAACATACAGGTGCATATCAGGTAGAAGTTGATTCTCAGATCATCAATTTTATCGACACTCCAGGTCATGAAGCTTTTACACAAATGCGCGCGCGTGGTGCTAAAGTTACTGACATTGTTGTTTTAGTAGTAGCCGCTGATGATGGGGTAATGCCACAAACCAAAGAAGCTATTCATCACGCCCAAGCTGCTGATGTGCCAATTATTGTTTTTGTTAACAAAATGGATAAAGCTAATAAAGACCTAGATAGAATTAAAACCGAGCTTAGCACACTCGATGTTACTCCAGAAGAGTGAGGGGGAAATAACATCTTTGTCTATGGATCAGCACTTACAGGTCAAGGAATTGATGAGCTTTTTAAATCAATTTTATTGCAAGCGGAAATTTTAGAATTAAAAGCCAACAAAGATCGCTTTCCTATTGGAACAGTTTTAGAAGCTAAATTGCACCAAGGCAAAGGTGTAATGGCTACCTTGATGGTACAAAATGGGACTTTGAAAATTCGTGATTTTATTGTTGCTGGTTACCAATATGGTAGAATTCGTAGTTTAGAATCAACAACTGGCAAGCCAATTAATCAAGCGCTACCGGGAACTCCTGTAGTTGTCAGTGGGCTCAATTATGTGCCATTAGCAGGTGATAGATTTTTTGGTTTTCATGAAGAAAAATTTGCTAAACAACTAGCTGAAGAAAAAAAAGCTATTGAAAAACAAAACAATGTCAAACAAAAAACATTAGCTCAGGTTGATAATCAAAAAGATAAGCAAATCAACATCATTATTAAAACAGATGTCCAAGGTATTGCTGAAGCTTTGGAGACTACAATTGAGAAATTATCTTCTAAATTTGTTCAGGTAAACGTTTTACACTCTGGTGTTGGGGCAATCAACAAAGCAGATATTTTATTAGCACAGACTTCCAATTCGATTATTTATGTTTTTAATTTGCCAACTAATAATCAAATTAAAACACAAGCTAAACAAGCTGGTGTTGAAATTCGTGAACACACAATTATCTATAAAATTATTGATGAAATCAAGCAAAAAGTCAAAGGTCTGCGTACTATCAAATATGAAGAAGTTGAAATTGGAGTTGCCAAGGTAATTAAAAAATTTACTTTCTCAAAAGTTGGAACCATTGCTGGTTGCAGTGTTTTAAGTGGTAAATTCGTCGCTGAGTGTAAAGTTGAAGTCTACCGTGATAATAAATTATTGCACAAAGGTAGAATTGAATCACTTCAGAGAGATAAAAATAATGTAAAAGAAGTTGTCATGGGAAATGAATTTGGAACCCATGTTTACAAATTTAATGATATTGAAGAAGGTGATACTATTAAAGCTTTTGAAGATGTAGAAATCGAGGATTAA
- the gap gene encoding type I glyceraldehyde-3-phosphate dehydrogenase, giving the protein MKKIAINGFGRIGRLVLRRIFEIKDRNIQVVAINDLTDVKTLAHLFKYDTAHGKFEGKVDYIQEEDKSFLVINGHKILILSQRDPKTLPWAQLGIDIVLECTGFFASKTGAQLHLDAGAKKVVISAPAGNDVKTIVYNINHETITEEDTILSAASCTTNALAPVVNALEKEFGIENGYMTTVHAYTADQRIQDAPHSDFRRARSAASNIVPTSTGAARAIGLVIPSLTGKLDGMALRAPVINGSFVDLSVSLKSTPTIQEINEVMKKYENESFAYNEDLIVSSDIIGDKHGSIFDATLTKFVESDGKRLYKIFAWYDNEFSFVSQFVRLVSLLSK; this is encoded by the coding sequence ATGAAAAAAATAGCCATAAATGGATTTGGAAGAATCGGACGTTTAGTTCTTCGCCGTATTTTTGAAATAAAAGATAGAAACATTCAAGTTGTAGCTATCAATGATTTAACAGATGTTAAAACCTTAGCACACCTATTTAAATATGATACAGCTCATGGAAAATTTGAAGGTAAAGTTGATTATATTCAAGAAGAAGACAAAAGCTTTTTAGTAATTAACGGACACAAAATTTTAATTCTTTCCCAAAGAGATCCAAAAACACTTCCTTGAGCTCAATTAGGAATCGATATTGTGCTTGAATGTACAGGATTTTTCGCTTCCAAAACAGGAGCACAATTACACCTAGACGCTGGTGCTAAAAAAGTTGTTATTTCTGCACCTGCAGGAAACGATGTTAAAACTATTGTCTACAATATTAACCACGAAACAATTACCGAAGAGGATACAATCTTATCAGCGGCATCATGTACCACAAACGCTTTAGCACCGGTTGTAAATGCACTTGAAAAAGAATTTGGAATTGAAAATGGATATATGACAACAGTGCATGCTTATACAGCAGACCAAAGAATTCAAGATGCACCTCACAGCGATTTTAGAAGAGCAAGAAGTGCAGCTAGCAACATTGTTCCTACATCAACAGGAGCAGCTAGAGCAATTGGTCTTGTAATTCCTTCTCTAACAGGGAAATTAGATGGTATGGCATTACGTGCACCTGTTATCAACGGTTCATTTGTCGACTTATCAGTCTCATTAAAATCTACCCCAACAATTCAAGAAATTAATGAAGTGATGAAAAAATATGAAAATGAATCCTTTGCTTACAATGAAGATTTAATTGTTTCATCAGACATCATTGGTGACAAACATGGTTCTATTTTCGATGCAACATTGACTAAATTTGTTGAATCAGATGGAAAAAGACTTTACAAAATATTTGCTTGATACGACAATGAATTTTCATTTGTTTCCCAATTTGTAAGATTAGTTTCTTTATTAAGTAAGTAA
- a CDS encoding 5'-3' exonuclease, which yields MNRPILLIDGNLMLFKSYYGSVYGGGLLKNSQGIETNAIHTFFLTFFKLINLFNPINCYFAFDKGSKTPRHLAFSEYKQGRSETPESLFTQMEKVKQILTYANINWSQDYNYEADDLIASLKKQILDQNPQAKIVIFSADQDLLQLIDENTIVVDTIKAEGPNIKNLDNFYDLHHIFPHQVVDFKVLSGDKSDNIKIIAGLGLKGAQKLLEKYGNLENIIANSDQISGKIGLEIKEKKEKLLFFQNFITLYNTAKFNFNIFDNLDIQINDKLIATLEELELKTVLKNFLNFRK from the coding sequence ATGAATAGACCGATTTTATTAATTGATGGCAACTTAATGTTGTTTAAATCTTATTACGGTAGTGTATATGGTGGTGGCCTTTTAAAAAATAGCCAAGGAATAGAAACTAACGCAATTCATACATTTTTTCTTACTTTTTTCAAATTAATAAACCTTTTTAATCCAATAAATTGCTACTTTGCATTTGACAAAGGAAGCAAGACACCTAGACATCTTGCTTTTTCTGAATATAAACAAGGTAGAAGTGAAACTCCTGAGAGTCTCTTTACTCAAATGGAAAAAGTCAAACAAATTTTAACATATGCTAATATAAATTGAAGTCAAGACTATAATTATGAAGCTGATGATTTAATTGCCTCACTTAAAAAACAAATTTTAGATCAAAATCCACAAGCAAAAATAGTAATCTTTTCTGCTGATCAAGACTTATTACAACTAATTGATGAAAATACAATAGTTGTTGATACAATTAAAGCTGAGGGTCCAAATATCAAAAATTTAGATAATTTTTATGATCTTCATCATATTTTTCCACATCAAGTTGTTGATTTTAAGGTTTTATCTGGTGATAAATCTGATAATATTAAAATTATTGCTGGTTTGGGTTTAAAAGGAGCACAAAAATTACTAGAAAAATATGGTAACTTGGAAAATATTATTGCAAATAGTGATCAAATTTCGGGCAAAATTGGCCTTGAAATTAAAGAAAAAAAAGAAAAACTTCTTTTTTTTCAGAATTTTATAACCTTATATAACACAGCAAAATTTAATTTTAATATTTTTGACAATTTAGATATTCAAATCAATGATAAGTTAATAGCCACTTTAGAAGAATTAGAATTAAAAACTGTATTAAAAAATTTTTTAAACTTTCGTAAATAA
- a CDS encoding DNA gyrase/topoisomerase IV subunit B: MEYSAEKLKVLKGLEAVRKRPGMYIGSTDIGGLHHLIWEIFDNAVDEAIAGFATEIKLILKKDNSIEISDNGRGIPVDKHKSGKTGVELVFSELHAGGKFSNDVYKTAAGLHGVGSSVVNALSSKLEVWVYRDGYSYFTSFKNGGHLDVSTQKVEKSKNRGTTVRFWPDFSIFSQTSFSSDIISERLRETSFLVSNLKISFYNEISNENEIFFFQKGLISFVEFINVGKSLVHKDVVFLEGESQGIQLEVALQYVSSYQDTIISFVNNVKTDQGGTHENGFRGALLRAITTYGQQKSLLKAKTNLEFSDVKQGLSAILSLRVPEPILEFVGQTKNKLSTLIAKSVTEEIIYNSLMTYFVQNKEDAAKIITHVNNSYQERISAKLAKIENKTSKNISKEKRILSGKLTPAQSKNAKEREIFLVEGESAGGSAKLGRNRFNQAILPLKGKIVNAEKTKLIDLLKNEEIIAIVSALGTGLGVNFNLKNLNYDKIIIMTDADTDGAHIQILILTFIFRYMKPLIENGHVYIAQPPLYKLSYKNKDVRYAWDEKELAKLLAKKPNAQIQRYKGLGEMNAAQLWETTMDPKTRSLVKVSINDIAIVERRIFTLMGDKTDIRKTWIEKNVDFSLEDSFLDRLKIEDELNYEN; encoded by the coding sequence ATGGAATATTCAGCTGAAAAACTCAAAGTTTTAAAAGGTCTTGAAGCCGTTAGAAAAAGACCAGGAATGTATATTGGTTCGACAGATATAGGCGGATTACACCATTTAATTTGAGAAATTTTTGACAACGCTGTTGATGAAGCTATTGCAGGTTTTGCTACAGAAATCAAGCTAATATTAAAAAAAGATAATTCAATTGAAATTAGCGACAATGGTCGAGGCATCCCTGTTGATAAACATAAAAGTGGAAAAACTGGAGTCGAATTAGTCTTTAGCGAACTTCACGCTGGTGGTAAATTCTCAAATGATGTTTATAAAACGGCAGCTGGTCTTCATGGTGTTGGCTCTTCGGTAGTTAATGCTCTTAGTTCCAAGCTTGAGGTGTGAGTTTATCGTGATGGTTATAGTTATTTTACTAGCTTTAAAAACGGTGGTCATCTTGATGTCTCTACTCAAAAAGTAGAAAAAAGCAAAAACAGAGGAACAACTGTGCGTTTTTGACCTGATTTTTCAATTTTTTCACAAACTAGTTTTTCATCAGATATTATATCTGAGCGTCTTCGTGAAACTTCGTTTTTGGTCTCAAATTTAAAAATTAGTTTTTACAATGAAATTAGCAATGAAAATGAAATCTTTTTCTTTCAAAAAGGCTTAATCAGCTTTGTCGAATTTATCAATGTTGGCAAGTCACTTGTGCACAAAGATGTTGTTTTTTTAGAAGGGGAATCACAAGGAATTCAACTTGAGGTTGCCCTTCAATATGTCTCTTCTTATCAAGATACCATTATTTCCTTTGTAAATAATGTCAAAACTGATCAAGGTGGAACACACGAAAATGGATTTCGTGGAGCACTTTTGAGAGCAATTACTACTTATGGACAACAAAAAAGTCTTCTAAAAGCTAAGACAAATCTTGAATTTAGTGATGTAAAACAAGGTTTATCAGCAATTTTATCATTGCGAGTTCCTGAGCCTATTTTAGAATTTGTTGGTCAAACCAAAAATAAATTATCAACTTTAATTGCAAAGTCTGTCACTGAGGAGATAATTTATAATTCATTAATGACTTATTTTGTTCAAAATAAAGAAGATGCAGCAAAAATTATTACCCATGTCAACAATTCATATCAAGAACGAATTTCTGCTAAATTGGCAAAAATAGAAAACAAAACTAGCAAAAATATTTCCAAAGAAAAGCGGATTTTGTCAGGTAAATTAACCCCAGCTCAAAGTAAAAATGCAAAAGAGCGCGAGATTTTTTTAGTCGAGGGAGAATCAGCTGGCGGTTCTGCAAAATTAGGACGAAACCGTTTTAACCAAGCTATTCTACCTTTAAAAGGTAAAATAGTAAATGCTGAAAAAACTAAATTAATTGATTTGTTAAAAAATGAAGAAATTATTGCAATTGTTTCAGCACTTGGAACTGGCCTTGGTGTCAATTTTAATTTAAAAAATCTTAACTATGACAAAATTATTATTATGACTGATGCCGACACTGATGGTGCACACATTCAAATTTTAATTTTAACCTTTATTTTTCGATATATGAAACCCCTTATTGAAAATGGTCATGTTTATATTGCTCAGCCGCCATTATACAAATTAAGCTATAAAAATAAAGACGTTAGATATGCTTGAGATGAAAAAGAGTTGGCTAAATTGTTGGCTAAAAAACCAAATGCACAAATCCAAAGATATAAAGGTTTAGGAGAGATGAATGCAGCACAATTATGAGAGACTACAATGGATCCAAAAACTCGTTCTTTAGTCAAAGTTTCCATTAATGATATTGCTATTGTTGAAAGAAGAATTTTTACTCTTATGGGTGACAAAACTGATATTCGGAAAACTTGAATTGAGAAAAATGTTGATTTTAGTTTAGAAGATAGTTTTCTTGACCGTTTAAAAATAGAGGATGAGCTCAATTATGAAAACTAA
- a CDS encoding DNA polymerase III subunit alpha → MQLINLHTNSEYSFLSSTIKIDSLINYAIQNNLSTLVLTDINNLFAVPKFYHLCKKNNINPIIGLQLEAENYHFILLAKNYLGYQHLSALSSKKMHNQEISILELSNENVIIIDHPELGFYTKNKQQLKLDNYYVVSNDVNLENAVFVQNRSVLYAKEEKYLKYLYKIKGADWVDKKFYDFQEWSIDVDESIIKRTNELVSNIQIEFPKPFFNLPDVPSFTSSNANDNLKSILEDSVIKKQDELKNYPQVRKRLSSEYKVISELNFSNYFLLIWDFIKWARSQNILIGPGRGSSSGSLISYLLDITQINPLRYDLLFERFLNPLRQTMPDIDIDIQDTRRSEVIDYIQKTYGYEHTATIITFSTLAARSVFRDVSKAFGISESEVNANAKLIKPNMTLQECYDEEKSAFRSLIDRQEQDKTYKYKEIFKISKFLEGMPRQSGTHAAGIVVSKVPICQLVPTLESKDGYNQVQFSAEYLEEFSLLKIDLLGLKNLNIVQQILTLIAKENHELSFEDLPLFDAATNNLLSSGLTSGIFQLESPGMSSTLRGVGVDSIEDVIATISLFRPGPLKQIPIYKQRKNNKIKWESISYEYDQIVAPTYGIIIYQEQIMQICQQIAGFNLAQADIIRVAISKKDESKLIAIKDSFIEAAIKKGHKLEYIEKIYELIYKFADYGFNKAHAAAYATLAYKMAYLKTKFPAQFYSCLISNENGSHENIKKYALEAQKSGFKVCQPDINHSFENATFDLEEKLIFLPLTMIKGIGSNYIRPLLKEREAKGKYSNFIDFFLRMKIINFSETLIIKLIKASALASFGSQDSLLASVEIAKNYYPCILEDAKGEKYIDYSQVFNIPFVLKEVEIDYQQTIKNEIEFLGMQFSKPPIPKALKNQIKLVDLEANQQYSLNLVVNNFALLKSKAGSSYAKISLSDFDTQVDVLLFGSKVSLLEQLKKGSIFKFLISKNLKNEFKIYNNKFEEIEYE, encoded by the coding sequence ATGCAATTAATAAATTTACATACTAATAGTGAATATTCTTTTTTATCTTCGACAATAAAAATTGATTCCTTGATAAATTATGCAATTCAAAACAATTTATCAACACTTGTGTTAACTGATATTAATAATTTGTTTGCTGTTCCTAAGTTTTATCACCTGTGTAAGAAAAACAACATTAATCCCATTATTGGCTTGCAATTAGAAGCTGAAAATTACCATTTTATTCTTTTAGCTAAAAACTATTTAGGATATCAGCATCTTTCAGCTTTGAGCTCCAAAAAGATGCACAATCAAGAAATTAGTATTTTGGAATTAAGTAATGAAAATGTCATTATCATTGATCACCCAGAGCTTGGTTTTTATACAAAAAACAAACAACAATTAAAATTAGATAACTATTATGTTGTCTCAAATGATGTCAATCTTGAAAATGCGGTTTTTGTCCAAAACCGTAGTGTTTTATACGCAAAAGAAGAAAAATATTTAAAATATTTGTATAAAATTAAAGGCGCTGACTGAGTTGATAAAAAGTTTTATGATTTTCAAGAATGATCAATTGATGTTGATGAATCAATTATTAAACGCACTAATGAGCTAGTCTCCAATATTCAAATTGAATTTCCTAAACCTTTTTTTAATCTTCCAGATGTCCCAAGTTTTACCTCAAGTAATGCAAATGATAATCTAAAATCTATTTTAGAAGACAGTGTCATCAAAAAGCAAGATGAACTCAAAAATTATCCACAAGTTCGCAAACGTTTATCAAGTGAATATAAAGTAATTAGTGAGCTTAATTTTTCTAATTATTTTTTGCTAATTTGAGATTTTATTAAATGAGCTAGATCACAAAATATTCTCATAGGCCCAGGTCGTGGTTCATCTTCTGGTTCACTGATTTCTTATTTGCTAGATATTACGCAAATCAATCCGTTAAGATATGATTTGCTTTTTGAACGTTTTTTAAATCCGCTACGGCAAACTATGCCAGATATTGACATTGATATTCAAGATACACGCCGTTCTGAAGTCATCGATTATATTCAAAAAACCTATGGATATGAACACACAGCGACAATTATTACCTTTTCAACTTTGGCTGCTCGTAGTGTTTTTCGTGATGTATCAAAAGCTTTTGGCATTAGTGAATCAGAAGTAAATGCTAATGCTAAATTAATTAAGCCGAATATGACGCTTCAAGAATGTTATGATGAAGAAAAATCAGCTTTTCGTTCATTGATAGATCGTCAGGAACAAGATAAAACCTATAAATATAAAGAGATTTTTAAAATTTCTAAATTTTTAGAAGGTATGCCAAGACAATCGGGTACTCATGCTGCTGGAATTGTTGTCTCTAAAGTTCCTATTTGTCAATTAGTGCCTACTTTAGAGTCTAAAGATGGCTACAATCAAGTACAATTTAGCGCTGAGTATCTAGAAGAGTTTTCACTTTTAAAAATCGATCTTTTAGGACTAAAAAACTTAAATATTGTACAGCAAATTCTAACATTAATTGCCAAAGAGAATCATGAGCTTAGCTTTGAGGATTTACCACTTTTTGATGCAGCTACCAATAATTTGCTCTCTAGCGGTTTGACTAGTGGAATTTTTCAACTTGAATCGCCAGGGATGTCTTCAACTTTACGTGGAGTTGGGGTAGATAGCATCGAAGATGTGATTGCAACAATTTCGCTTTTCCGTCCTGGACCACTCAAGCAAATACCCATTTATAAACAACGTAAGAATAATAAAATAAAGTGGGAATCTATTAGTTACGAGTATGACCAAATTGTTGCTCCAACTTATGGAATTATAATTTATCAAGAACAAATTATGCAAATTTGTCAGCAAATTGCGGGCTTCAATTTGGCACAAGCTGATATTATTAGGGTTGCCATTTCCAAAAAAGATGAATCTAAATTGATTGCAATTAAGGACTCATTTATTGAAGCCGCAATAAAAAAAGGTCACAAACTAGAATATATTGAAAAAATTTATGAACTAATTTATAAATTTGCAGATTATGGCTTTAACAAAGCACATGCTGCCGCTTATGCAACACTGGCTTATAAAATGGCCTATTTAAAGACAAAGTTTCCAGCACAATTTTATTCTTGTTTAATAAGTAATGAAAATGGTAGTCATGAAAATATTAAAAAATATGCTCTCGAAGCTCAAAAATCGGGATTTAAAGTTTGTCAACCTGATATTAATCATTCTTTTGAAAATGCTACCTTTGATTTAGAAGAAAAACTCATTTTTCTTCCTTTGACAATGATTAAAGGTATTGGCTCCAACTACATCAGACCACTTTTAAAAGAACGTGAAGCAAAAGGAAAATATAGCAATTTTATAGACTTTTTTCTAAGAATGAAGATAATTAATTTTTCTGAAACACTGATTATTAAATTGATCAAAGCAAGTGCGCTTGCGAGCTTTGGCTCACAAGATAGCTTGCTCGCAAGTGTTGAAATTGCTAAAAATTACTACCCATGCATTCTTGAAGATGCCAAAGGCGAAAAATATATTGACTATTCACAAGTTTTTAATATTCCCTTTGTTTTAAAAGAAGTTGAAATTGATTATCAACAAACTATAAAAAATGAAATTGAATTTCTTGGTATGCAATTTAGCAAACCACCGATTCCCAAAGCTCTTAAAAATCAAATCAAACTTGTTGACTTAGAAGCTAATCAACAATATAGTTTAAATCTTGTTGTTAACAATTTTGCCCTTTTAAAAAGCAAGGCAGGCTCAAGTTATGCTAAAATAAGTTTAAGCGATTTTGATACTCAAGTTGATGTTTTGCTTTTTGGATCAAAGGTATCATTGCTTGAGCAATTAAAAAAAGGAAGTATTTTTAAATTTTTAATAAGTAAAAATTTAAAAAACGAATTTAAAATTTATAATAACAAGTTTGAGGAAATAGAATATGAATAG
- a CDS encoding ribosome-binding factor A, producing the protein MSISHEKRETHFLYLISEILYQNFAHRFDLNVNWVKLSGDYSHLNIYLEFNENEDFCLEQINKANKFIRFKLAKISVGYKVPQLHFYIDHVSKRVENIDKILSRITNEK; encoded by the coding sequence ATGTCTATTAGTCACGAAAAAAGAGAAACACATTTTCTATATTTAATTAGCGAAATTTTGTACCAAAATTTTGCACATCGTTTTGATTTAAATGTCAACTGAGTTAAATTAAGTGGGGATTATTCACACTTAAATATTTATTTAGAATTTAATGAAAATGAAGATTTTTGTCTTGAACAAATAAATAAAGCAAATAAATTTATTCGCTTTAAATTAGCAAAAATATCTGTTGGCTACAAAGTACCACAACTTCATTTTTACATTGATCATGTTAGCAAACGTGTTGAAAATATTGATAAAATTTTATCAAGGATTACTAATGAAAAATAA